The following coding sequences are from one Malaciobacter pacificus window:
- a CDS encoding ankyrin repeat domain-containing protein, with translation MLKKLLSKKEINEEEFLKELSSNIFNEEKINQLYKDNKINLEWLNENNETMLHHCCKKGYAQSVKWLLSHGANIEALTDEEETPIFKSIQAKDREVIYILLEYKANVNHLNKYKRTVLQEAVITASNKFIDILLQHTKNLNNSDIHGNNLIFDAIANGSRDVIDKIAKIDSININQINEEKNTILHKEVVLKDKDLAMQLLELGADPTIQDSNGKNFLFYAVSKGAENIELIEKAVELGCNINSKCADEKTLLMESISYYKNTPKEDIETKHSHLEMIKELLILGVNASAVDAKNENVLFEATRSLDKELINVLLEHNRININHKNISGETVLFDLALKGGAEYLDLIKFYLEKGANPNIKNHNNQTIIEILLLMILYFENNKEIDEELERRITPRGEYLTVFAFILKYGTVDLDQLTSKFEPLFFQPIMHYNFKIFKLLRKFNIDINQKDKNGNNILFKLMETKDAQTKEELKLFLNTLKSLVNLGVNVAAKNKTGESILHKAIAEKDEYTFKLLLTTKINILARDNFGRTIMHVAILKKKGIKYFKLISHFNKEIIDIVDSYGFRPINYAAFMGQRKLVIKMLDDGAIVNNPEKKDPKMVEFFSKYHKNVLNLTQGIAQEVDKTNLNLLINTMKDEFNISSN, from the coding sequence ATGTTAAAAAAACTTTTATCTAAAAAAGAAATAAATGAAGAAGAATTCCTAAAAGAGCTTTCAAGTAACATATTTAATGAAGAAAAAATCAATCAATTATACAAAGATAATAAAATAAATCTTGAGTGGTTGAATGAAAATAATGAAACTATGCTTCATCATTGTTGTAAAAAAGGATATGCCCAATCTGTAAAATGGTTATTATCCCATGGTGCAAATATAGAAGCACTTACAGATGAAGAAGAAACACCAATATTTAAATCTATACAAGCTAAAGATAGAGAAGTTATATACATATTACTTGAATATAAAGCTAATGTTAATCATTTAAATAAATACAAGCGTACAGTGCTTCAAGAAGCTGTAATAACAGCTAGTAACAAATTTATCGATATACTTTTACAACATACAAAAAATTTAAATAACAGTGATATTCATGGAAATAACTTAATTTTTGATGCAATTGCAAATGGAAGTCGAGATGTCATTGACAAAATAGCTAAAATTGATAGTATAAATATTAATCAAATTAATGAAGAAAAAAATACAATCTTACATAAAGAAGTAGTTTTAAAAGATAAAGATTTAGCTATGCAACTACTTGAGTTAGGTGCAGATCCTACAATTCAAGATAGCAATGGAAAAAACTTTTTATTTTATGCAGTTTCAAAAGGTGCTGAAAATATTGAGTTAATAGAAAAAGCTGTTGAATTAGGATGTAATATTAATAGTAAATGTGCAGATGAAAAAACTCTTCTCATGGAATCTATTAGTTACTATAAAAATACTCCAAAAGAAGATATTGAAACAAAACATAGTCATTTAGAAATGATAAAAGAGTTACTAATTCTTGGAGTTAATGCAAGTGCAGTTGATGCGAAAAATGAGAATGTATTATTTGAAGCAACTAGATCTTTAGATAAAGAGCTTATTAATGTTTTACTTGAACACAATAGAATAAATATCAATCACAAAAATATTTCTGGGGAAACAGTTTTATTTGATTTAGCTTTAAAAGGAGGAGCTGAATATTTAGATTTAATCAAATTCTATTTAGAAAAAGGTGCTAATCCAAATATCAAAAACCACAATAACCAAACTATTATTGAAATTTTACTTCTTATGATTTTATATTTTGAAAATAATAAAGAGATTGATGAAGAATTAGAAAGAAGAATAACTCCAAGAGGTGAATATTTAACAGTCTTTGCATTTATTTTAAAGTATGGAACTGTTGATTTAGATCAATTAACTTCTAAATTTGAACCATTATTTTTTCAACCTATAATGCATTATAATTTTAAAATTTTTAAACTTCTTAGAAAATTCAATATTGATATAAATCAAAAAGATAAAAATGGAAATAATATTTTATTTAAACTAATGGAAACAAAAGATGCTCAAACAAAAGAAGAGTTAAAGTTATTTTTAAATACTTTAAAATCATTAGTTAATTTAGGAGTAAATGTAGCTGCAAAAAATAAAACAGGAGAATCAATATTACACAAAGCAATTGCAGAAAAAGATGAATATACATTTAAACTCCTTTTAACAACAAAGATTAACATTCTTGCAAGGGACAATTTTGGTAGGACTATTATGCATGTTGCAATATTAAAGAAAAAAGGAATCAAATACTTTAAACTTATTAGCCATTTTAATAAAGAGATTATTGATATAGTTGATTCATATGGATTTAGACCTATAAACTATGCTGCATTTATGGGACAAAGAAAACTTGTAATAAAAATGCTTGATGACGGAGCGATTGTAAATAATCCAGAAAAGAAAGATCCTAAAATGGTTGAATTCTTTTCTAAATATCATAAAAATGTATTAAATCTTACTCAAGGCATCGCACAAGAAGTTGATAAAACAAATTTAAACCTATTAATAAATACAATGAAAGATGAGTTTAATATCTCATCTAACTAA
- a CDS encoding ABC transporter ATP-binding protein has product MSANNKFEKFLQLENIDKTFPLPGGKEYKAVVNVNVNIKKNEIISIIGHSGCGKSTLLNMIAGLDAQTGGNIILNNKEITGPGPERAVVFQNHSLLPWLTVYQNIEMAVKKVMPGLSKAELKERVEHFVSMVNLDHAKDKFPGEISGGMKQRVGIARALSIQPDVLLMDEPFGALDSLTRANLQEHLMRIQQKVQNTVIIITHDIDEAVLLSDRVIMMTNGPEATIGEILEVKLDRPRDRVALQSDPEYIRCREAILDFLYKKFAKEDE; this is encoded by the coding sequence ATGAGCGCAAATAATAAATTTGAAAAATTCTTACAATTAGAAAATATTGATAAAACTTTCCCACTGCCAGGTGGAAAAGAGTACAAAGCTGTAGTTAATGTAAATGTAAATATTAAGAAAAATGAAATTATCTCAATTATTGGGCATAGTGGTTGTGGTAAATCAACACTTTTAAATATGATTGCAGGACTTGATGCACAAACTGGTGGAAATATTATTTTAAATAATAAAGAAATAACTGGACCAGGTCCAGAGCGAGCTGTAGTTTTTCAAAACCACTCATTACTTCCATGGTTAACTGTTTATCAAAATATCGAAATGGCAGTAAAAAAAGTAATGCCAGGACTTTCAAAAGCTGAATTGAAAGAAAGAGTAGAACATTTTGTTTCTATGGTAAATTTAGATCATGCAAAAGATAAATTCCCTGGAGAGATTTCAGGTGGTATGAAACAAAGAGTTGGTATTGCAAGAGCTTTATCAATTCAACCAGATGTTTTATTAATGGATGAGCCATTTGGCGCACTTGATTCATTAACAAGAGCAAACTTACAAGAACACTTAATGAGAATTCAACAAAAAGTTCAAAATACAGTTATTATCATTACTCATGATATTGATGAAGCTGTTTTATTAAGTGATAGAGTTATTATGATGACAAATGGTCCAGAAGCAACAATTGGTGAAATCTTAGAAGTAAAATTAGATAGACCAAGAGATAGAGTTGCACTTCAAAGTGACCCAGAATATATTAGATGTAGAGAAGCAATTTTAGACTTCTTATATAAAAAGTTTGCAAAAGAAGATGAATAA
- the ntrB gene encoding nitrate ABC transporter permease, giving the protein MNKELLKKIVLPLIVLAIIIQVWSTVSNMIPGFPTPGDTYVYAFGGVTSDGEELEGVLSDPFYIENQDDKGIFWQVMESLKRVFAGFIIAVIVGVPVGLAIGMSKNIQYALDPFIQIFKPVSPLAWLPLLLFAFKDIDSTAMSTIFVTSIWPIIINTALGVKNVSDDYLNVAKVLRFNPLEKITKIILPVAVPYIFTGMRLSLGIAWLVIVAAEMLTGGIGIGFWIWDEYNNLAYHNIIIGIIVVGLVGFILDLIMGKVADYFDYRKKM; this is encoded by the coding sequence ATGAATAAAGAGTTATTGAAAAAAATAGTATTGCCTTTAATTGTATTGGCAATTATTATACAAGTTTGGTCAACTGTATCAAATATGATTCCAGGTTTTCCAACGCCAGGTGATACATATGTATATGCCTTTGGTGGAGTTACTAGTGATGGTGAAGAATTAGAAGGTGTTTTATCTGATCCATTTTATATAGAAAACCAAGATGATAAAGGGATTTTCTGGCAAGTGATGGAATCACTTAAAAGAGTATTCGCTGGATTTATTATCGCAGTAATTGTCGGTGTTCCAGTAGGACTTGCTATTGGTATGAGTAAAAATATTCAATATGCCCTTGATCCATTTATTCAAATATTCAAGCCAGTTTCTCCACTTGCTTGGTTACCTTTATTGCTATTTGCTTTTAAAGATATTGATAGCACAGCAATGTCTACAATTTTTGTGACATCGATTTGGCCTATTATTATAAACACTGCACTTGGTGTAAAAAATGTTAGTGATGATTACTTAAATGTTGCAAAGGTTTTAAGGTTTAATCCACTTGAAAAGATTACTAAGATTATTCTACCAGTTGCTGTTCCTTATATCTTTACAGGTATGAGACTATCACTTGGAATTGCTTGGCTAGTAATAGTTGCAGCTGAGATGTTAACAGGTGGTATTGGTATTGGATTTTGGATTTGGGATGAGTATAATAACCTTGCATATCACAATATTATCATTGGTATTATAGTTGTTGGTTTAGTTGGATTTATTCTTGATTTAATCATGGGTAAAGTAGCAGATTATTTTGACTACAGAAAAAAGATGTAA
- a CDS encoding CmpA/NrtA family ABC transporter substrate-binding protein: MLKQALKVGLGISIVASSLLAAPEKTKLKIGFIALTDCAPLVIAKEKGFFEEEGLDVHVAKEGGGWPGIQQKVISGEYDFSHALAGMPIAATLGINGDAHLQALLSLDFNGNAITYGNNIISEMEKYGLDKTARPVSADSLKKYIDAKKAAEDNNYQPLNFGMVHPVSTHNYELRYWMAGSGIKPDEDTTIKPFPPPTMPQNLIAGNIEGYCVGEPWNSRIVLKGQGSALVTNYDIWNNNPEKVLQARADFVEKYPETTKAVMRAVIKAQMWLDESWENREEAIKYLAQKNYVKAPKNVLQKSMSGTFLYNKGVDSANPMFNTFANYYASYPFYSHGMWFITQMYRWGQLEKPVDMKATIEKVYRPDLFSDVAKEVGYTLPPSPWKKDGVDEYNKFIDGKVWDPNKAVEYIYDTFAVTNPKVSKEELLKVNNWKVDTKQPSYVCPYGPAGCADPKYVTKK, from the coding sequence ATGTTAAAACAAGCGTTAAAAGTTGGTTTGGGAATTTCTATTGTTGCTAGTTCTTTACTTGCTGCACCTGAAAAAACAAAATTGAAAATTGGTTTTATTGCACTAACTGATTGTGCTCCATTAGTAATTGCAAAGGAAAAAGGTTTTTTTGAGGAAGAAGGTTTAGATGTTCATGTTGCTAAAGAAGGTGGAGGATGGCCTGGTATTCAGCAAAAAGTTATCTCTGGTGAGTATGATTTTTCTCATGCCTTAGCAGGTATGCCAATTGCTGCAACTTTAGGTATTAATGGAGATGCTCACTTACAAGCGCTTTTATCACTTGATTTTAACGGTAATGCAATTACTTATGGTAATAATATTATTAGTGAGATGGAAAAATATGGTTTAGATAAAACAGCTCGACCTGTATCAGCTGATAGTTTAAAAAAATATATTGATGCAAAAAAAGCAGCTGAAGATAATAATTATCAACCATTAAATTTTGGTATGGTACATCCAGTTTCAACTCATAACTATGAGTTAAGATATTGGATGGCTGGGTCTGGAATTAAACCAGATGAAGATACAACTATTAAACCATTTCCTCCACCAACAATGCCTCAAAACTTAATAGCTGGAAATATTGAAGGTTACTGTGTTGGTGAGCCTTGGAATTCAAGAATAGTACTTAAAGGTCAAGGAAGTGCCCTTGTAACTAATTATGATATTTGGAACAACAACCCTGAAAAAGTTTTACAAGCAAGAGCTGATTTTGTCGAAAAATACCCTGAAACTACAAAAGCAGTTATGAGAGCAGTTATTAAAGCTCAAATGTGGTTAGATGAATCTTGGGAAAATAGAGAAGAGGCTATTAAATATTTAGCTCAAAAGAATTATGTAAAAGCTCCTAAAAATGTTTTACAAAAATCTATGTCTGGAACATTCCTTTATAACAAAGGTGTAGACTCAGCAAACCCAATGTTCAATACATTTGCTAATTACTATGCATCTTACCCATTTTACTCTCATGGTATGTGGTTTATTACACAAATGTATAGATGGGGACAACTTGAAAAACCTGTTGATATGAAAGCAACTATTGAAAAAGTTTATAGACCTGATTTATTCTCAGATGTTGCAAAAGAGGTTGGATATACATTACCTCCAAGTCCTTGGAAAAAAGATGGTGTTGATGAATACAATAAATTTATTGATGGAAAAGTTTGGGATCCAAATAAAGCAGTTGAGTATATCTATGACACATTTGCTGTAACTAACCCAAAAGTTTCAAAAGAAGAATTATTAAAAGTTAATAACTGGAAAGTTGATACTAAACAACCTTCATATGTTTGTCCATATGGACCAGCAGGTTGTGCAGATCCAAAATATGTTACTAAGAAGTAA
- a CDS encoding molybdopterin oxidoreductase family protein has translation MLIKSVCGYCGVGCGLEFEKDRLVGDVIYPTNEGKVCSKGVSELISIQTPTRLLRPHIREDINDDFKVSSWEDTINTIAKKILQTPKEKIGFYLSGQLLTEDYYIANKLGKGFIGTNNVDTNSRTCMASAVVAYKKSIGIDYVPVSMNDIFQSNLLILIGANTAEAHVVFHNRIKKAKKAGLKIVVIDPRFTDTAKIADLYLPIKPGSDIDLLNLISKRIIDEDLIDHDFVSNHVNNFDLLVNKFKRIPVTKMLKRTGLTKEQFEDFWILFKESPNIISAWTMGLNQSVQGVDKNLALINIHLLTGKIFKLGNGPLSLTGQPNAMGGREVGGLSTMLAVHLGFDKESIKKVNEFWKTNKVNDSKGLTATEMLDNKLDVLIICHTDPVYHLPNRNKVEQLIKKIPFVVEINAYENSESAKFSHIRLPAAPWGEKEGTQTNLDRTVTKQEKLTRTSIDCKPDWEIFMLIAHQLGFQNEFNYKCPEDIFKEYQEMTKLNPHINMYDTSYEQLEKEPFIWGEDIRKNRQFFTPNKKANLHFVENKLLSEKTNLKYPFILLTGRTRDQWHSGTKTNLPRTLLKYKDLNFCEISSEDAKKLNIDDGDEIRVSSKRGEITTKALITDSINTGTIFIPISNREINYLTNDLLDKDSLQPDYNHSAVKIEKN, from the coding sequence ATGTTAATAAAATCTGTTTGTGGCTACTGTGGTGTTGGCTGTGGTTTAGAATTCGAAAAAGATAGATTAGTCGGAGATGTAATTTATCCAACTAATGAAGGAAAAGTATGTTCAAAGGGTGTTTCAGAACTTATAAGTATACAAACACCTACAAGATTATTAAGACCTCATATAAGAGAAGATATAAATGATGATTTTAAAGTTAGTTCTTGGGAAGATACAATAAATACAATTGCAAAAAAGATTCTTCAAACACCAAAAGAGAAAATTGGTTTTTATCTATCAGGTCAACTTTTAACAGAAGATTACTATATAGCAAATAAATTAGGTAAAGGATTTATTGGAACTAATAATGTAGATACAAATAGTAGAACCTGTATGGCAAGTGCAGTAGTTGCATATAAAAAATCAATTGGAATTGATTATGTTCCAGTTAGTATGAATGATATTTTTCAATCTAATCTTCTAATTTTAATTGGAGCAAATACAGCTGAAGCACATGTAGTATTTCACAACCGAATAAAAAAAGCTAAAAAAGCTGGCTTGAAAATAGTTGTAATTGACCCAAGATTTACAGATACTGCAAAAATTGCAGATTTATATTTACCTATAAAGCCAGGAAGTGATATTGATCTTTTAAATCTTATATCAAAAAGAATTATTGATGAGGATTTAATTGACCATGATTTTGTCTCAAATCATGTTAATAATTTTGATTTATTAGTTAACAAATTTAAAAGAATCCCTGTTACTAAGATGTTAAAAAGAACAGGTCTTACAAAAGAACAATTTGAAGATTTCTGGATATTATTTAAAGAAAGCCCAAATATTATCTCTGCATGGACTATGGGACTAAATCAAAGTGTTCAAGGAGTTGATAAAAATCTGGCACTTATTAATATTCATTTATTAACTGGTAAAATATTCAAACTTGGTAATGGTCCTCTTTCATTAACAGGACAACCAAATGCAATGGGAGGGAGAGAAGTTGGTGGACTATCCACTATGCTTGCTGTTCATTTAGGTTTTGATAAAGAGTCTATTAAAAAAGTAAATGAGTTTTGGAAAACAAATAAAGTAAATGATTCAAAAGGTCTAACTGCAACTGAAATGTTAGATAATAAACTTGATGTTTTAATCATCTGTCATACAGACCCTGTCTATCATTTACCAAATAGAAATAAAGTAGAGCAATTAATCAAGAAAATTCCATTTGTTGTAGAAATAAATGCATATGAAAATTCTGAGAGTGCTAAGTTTTCACACATAAGATTACCAGCAGCTCCTTGGGGTGAAAAGGAAGGAACGCAAACTAATCTAGATAGAACTGTAACTAAACAAGAAAAACTAACAAGAACCTCAATTGATTGTAAACCTGATTGGGAAATATTTATGCTAATTGCTCATCAATTAGGTTTCCAAAATGAGTTTAACTATAAATGTCCAGAAGATATTTTCAAAGAGTATCAAGAGATGACAAAACTAAATCCTCATATCAATATGTATGATACTTCTTATGAACAGTTAGAAAAAGAGCCATTCATTTGGGGAGAAGATATTAGAAAAAACAGACAATTTTTTACTCCAAATAAAAAAGCAAATTTACATTTTGTTGAAAATAAACTTCTTAGTGAAAAAACAAATCTAAAATATCCTTTTATTTTATTAACAGGAAGAACAAGAGATCAATGGCATAGTGGAACAAAAACAAATCTTCCAAGAACTTTACTTAAGTACAAAGATTTAAATTTTTGTGAAATAAGTAGTGAAGATGCTAAAAAACTAAATATAGATGATGGAGATGAAATAAGAGTTAGTTCTAAAAGAGGTGAGATCACTACAAAAGCCTTAATTACTGACTCAATTAATACAGGAACAATATTTATTCCAATAAGTAATAGAGAAATCAACTATCTAACAAATGATTTATTAGATAAAGACTCATTGCAACCTGATTATAATCACTCTGCTGTAAAAATAGAAAAAAATTAG
- a CDS encoding response regulator transcription factor, giving the protein MERLKSKTILIVEDEKTIRENLASMLKFFFKEVHTAIDGHDGLDKYEQYLPDIVMTDLKMPNMSGFELLEELIKRDSTSYKIIVSAHTDKELLFKAIEKGINRYLVKPIIENELFETFEAYLKNLEKTQPMIIKIDDDIYLESDKKSLFISELEIHLNKKEFLFLKLLLSNDNKTFTYEEIENIVWGGALMSQSAIRSVVRDLRKKIGEKYIINVSGIGYRLK; this is encoded by the coding sequence ATGGAAAGACTAAAATCAAAAACGATACTGATTGTTGAAGATGAAAAAACTATTAGAGAAAATTTAGCTTCTATGTTAAAGTTCTTTTTTAAAGAAGTACACACTGCAATTGATGGACATGATGGATTAGATAAGTATGAACAATATTTACCTGATATAGTTATGACAGATTTAAAAATGCCAAATATGAGTGGATTTGAATTACTTGAAGAACTTATAAAAAGAGATTCTACTTCATATAAAATAATTGTTTCAGCTCATACTGATAAAGAGTTACTATTTAAAGCAATTGAAAAAGGAATAAATAGATATCTTGTTAAGCCTATCATTGAAAATGAACTCTTTGAAACCTTTGAAGCCTATTTAAAAAATCTTGAAAAAACTCAACCTATGATTATAAAAATTGATGACGATATATATTTAGAAAGTGATAAAAAATCTTTATTTATTAGTGAGCTTGAAATTCATTTAAATAAAAAAGAGTTTTTATTTTTAAAATTATTACTTTCTAATGATAATAAAACATTCACCTATGAAGAGATAGAGAATATTGTTTGGGGTGGTGCTTTAATGAGTCAGTCTGCAATTAGAAGTGTAGTGAGAGATTTACGAAAAAAAATAGGTGAAAAGTATATTATTAATGTTTCAGGAATAGGATATAGATTAAAATAA
- a CDS encoding c-type heme family protein, giving the protein MLEESLKNKALAIFNLIVDMRHWNAQYEGVYVKSDKLEPNPYLNPGYIKSEDGEKLVWVNPAFMTRQISNIASQRDGFKLKITSTKLINKNNAPDEFEEKILNYFDKNIKAPYYWEIKDDSFKFMGALVTEKECLACHAHQGYKVGDIRGGISVSFEVKDEFEKLKLINEDKEQSLFFLIAAGIGAILTLLIHQNIKRVDEEKISELNASLEAKVNELDEFNKTLHKKVEVELSKQREKENLLIQQSKLAALGEMIGNIAHQWRQPISAVSAIMMNIKWTAISQGADKNFMDKTMGEANEQLKYMSQTIDDFRNFFKPNKEKEIFDIRTEVRKAYKIMKATLENYNINLQIYNRKEIDVFGYPNEFSQVVLNIISNAKDILIEKRVEKPKIEIHLSKDDAYAYCEIKDNGGGIPFEDLNKIFEPYFTTKDNSGTGIGLYISKEIIVKHMQGTLEVENTSVGANFIISVPLYEDLEA; this is encoded by the coding sequence TTGCTTGAAGAGAGTTTAAAAAATAAAGCCTTGGCAATATTTAATCTAATAGTTGATATGAGACATTGGAATGCTCAATATGAAGGTGTTTATGTAAAGTCTGATAAGCTTGAACCAAATCCATATTTAAATCCTGGATATATAAAATCAGAAGATGGTGAGAAATTAGTTTGGGTAAATCCTGCATTTATGACAAGACAAATTTCAAACATAGCAAGTCAAAGGGATGGTTTTAAACTAAAAATAACAAGTACAAAATTAATAAATAAAAATAATGCTCCAGATGAATTTGAAGAAAAGATTTTAAACTATTTTGATAAAAATATAAAAGCACCATACTATTGGGAAATAAAAGATGATAGTTTTAAGTTTATGGGTGCACTTGTTACTGAAAAAGAGTGTTTAGCTTGTCATGCCCACCAAGGATATAAAGTAGGGGATATTAGAGGTGGAATATCTGTATCCTTTGAAGTAAAAGATGAGTTTGAGAAATTAAAGTTAATTAATGAAGATAAAGAGCAGAGTTTGTTTTTCTTAATTGCAGCAGGTATTGGAGCAATTTTAACTTTATTAATTCATCAAAATATAAAAAGAGTTGATGAAGAAAAAATTTCTGAACTTAATGCATCCCTTGAAGCCAAGGTAAATGAGTTAGATGAATTTAATAAAACACTTCATAAAAAAGTAGAAGTTGAGTTATCAAAACAAAGGGAAAAAGAGAATCTTTTAATACAACAGTCAAAATTAGCAGCACTTGGTGAAATGATAGGAAATATTGCCCACCAATGGAGACAACCTATAAGTGCAGTAAGTGCTATTATGATGAATATTAAATGGACTGCAATATCACAAGGAGCTGATAAAAACTTCATGGATAAAACTATGGGTGAGGCAAATGAACAATTAAAATATATGTCTCAAACTATTGATGATTTTAGAAACTTTTTTAAACCAAATAAAGAAAAAGAGATTTTTGATATAAGAACTGAGGTTCGAAAAGCATATAAAATCATGAAAGCAACTTTAGAAAACTACAATATAAATCTTCAAATATATAATAGAAAAGAGATAGATGTATTTGGATATCCAAATGAGTTTTCACAAGTTGTTTTAAATATTATCTCAAATGCAAAAGATATTTTAATAGAAAAAAGAGTTGAAAAACCAAAGATAGAAATACATTTATCCAAAGATGATGCTTATGCTTATTGTGAAATAAAAGATAATGGTGGAGGAATTCCTTTTGAAGATTTAAATAAAATCTTTGAGCCATATTTTACTACTAAAGATAATAGTGGTACTGGAATTGGTTTATATATTTCAAAAGAGATTATTGTAAAACATATGCAAGGTACACTTGAAGTTGAAAATACAAGCGTTGGTGCAAATTTTATAATATCTGTTCCTTTATATGAAGATTTGGAGGCTTAA
- a CDS encoding formate/nitrite transporter family protein, whose product MSYINPSEFATKMVDAGEEKVFMSTKDTLIRAYMAGAILALAAVFAITVAMKSGSPILGACLFPVGFIMLYFMKFDLLTGVFTLVPLAWIDKRPGVTIPQILRNWGLVALGNFGGAFTVACMMAFIFTVGFNTDGGAIAQKVSTIGESRTLGYAAYGTDGWLTVFIRGMLCNWMVSMGVVGAMISTSVSGKWLAMWMPIMLFFFMGFEHSIVNMFLFPFSMIMGGDFTVVDYLLWNELPVALGNLVGGLVFVGLMIYYTHVKTGAKRNLTRNTKEEQKAA is encoded by the coding sequence ATGTCGTATATTAACCCTTCAGAATTTGCTACAAAAATGGTAGATGCTGGTGAAGAAAAAGTGTTTATGTCTACAAAAGATACTTTAATTAGAGCTTATATGGCTGGCGCAATTTTAGCATTAGCTGCAGTTTTTGCAATCACAGTTGCAATGAAATCAGGTTCACCAATCTTAGGGGCATGTTTATTCCCTGTTGGTTTTATCATGTTATATTTCATGAAATTTGACCTTTTAACAGGTGTATTTACTTTAGTACCTTTAGCATGGATTGATAAAAGACCTGGAGTTACAATTCCTCAAATCTTAAGAAACTGGGGATTAGTTGCACTTGGTAACTTTGGTGGGGCCTTCACTGTTGCTTGTATGATGGCTTTTATTTTTACAGTTGGTTTTAATACTGATGGTGGAGCAATTGCTCAAAAAGTTTCTACAATTGGTGAATCTAGAACTTTAGGTTATGCTGCTTATGGGACTGATGGTTGGTTAACAGTATTTATTAGAGGTATGTTATGTAACTGGATGGTATCTATGGGTGTTGTTGGAGCTATGATTTCAACTTCTGTTTCTGGTAAATGGTTAGCAATGTGGATGCCAATTATGCTGTTCTTCTTCATGGGGTTTGAACACTCAATTGTTAATATGTTTTTATTCCCATTTTCTATGATTATGGGTGGAGATTTCACAGTTGTTGATTACTTATTATGGAATGAACTTCCAGTTGCATTAGGTAACTTAGTTGGTGGATTAGTATTTGTTGGATTAATGATTTACTACACTCATGTTAAAACTGGTGCAAAAAGAAATTTAACAAGAAATACAAAAGAAGAACAAAAAGCTGCATAA